Genomic segment of Candidatus Jordarchaeales archaeon:
TACCACATGCACTTGCGCATCCTTCCAAGACTCTCGATTTTTGGAGGGCTCGAGTTGAACACGGGAACCAGCGTAGTTATAAACACAGTGCCACCGGAGGAGGCCGCCTCTCGTATTAGGGAGTTTCTGGAAAAAATGTAGCTTTAGTCCTGTAGGAAATTCTTGTCGGGGTCAAAACATCTGAGCATATACAGCTCCTTTACCGATAGCAAACCCGCTTCCTTCACACGGTCAGAAATCCTTAGGTTCCATCCGGTCTCAGACTTTATCCTCTCTATTACCTCTTCCCTTCCCAGCCCTTTCTGGGGGAAATATTCTGTAAGAACGAGCTCCCCACCCACTTTCTCGAGAACACCCATCGTAGTCACAACCATCGTGACCTTTCTCCCGGGGGCAGTTATGTAGGGCACTTTCTCTACTAGTCTTAACGGTGAGTGTTTTACAAGAACAACAATCTCCTCCGCCGTTGACGCAACGTCATTAGCGCCCCCCGAACCAACCAAGTACATCACTCCGGGTATCAACGTTGAATTTATATTACCGTATTTATCCACCTGTCCCGCTCCCAAGACACCCATGCCCTTATTATTCTCCCTCCCCATGATCGCCCCGAGAACCTGCATGCTTCCGAAAAGCCCTTTACACGTGTGGATGTTCGTCATGTTGAAAACGAACGGGTTTGCTGGGCGTGGCAGGTAGCCGTAGAATCCCACCTCTGCAACCAAGTCCACATTGTAACCTCTCTCCCTGAGCATATACGCAGCCATCCAAGCAGCGAGGTTCGCTCCGCCTATCCCAGCCAGCACAACTCTGTAACCTTTTTCGACGCATTTCTCAGCTATCTTTCTTGCCCCCACAAGTATCATTCTTTCAACGCTTGTCGGCTCCTCGCTCTTAGAAATCAACTTCTCTTTCGCCCTTAATTCATGTTTCCACGAATCGCTCTTAGCCTTCCCCACAAGGTAGAAAAGTCTTTCAAAACCGAGCTTCTTCAAGTACCCTTCGTGGTCAACGCTTAAAATCCACTCTTCAACCCACTTGTGTAGCTTTTCCTCGCTCTCCGTAGCCCTCCTAAAGTCAACTATAAAGTCATAATCCTCAGCGTATCCTCCCCCGAAGCTCTCTGGTACGTAGAAAGCTGATGGGTGTGCACCAAAAGGAGCCTCCACGACAGCCCTCACCAAATATCCCGGTATGCGAACTAAATGTGCGTTCCGCATTATAAACTCTCTCTCAACGATCTTCTCGACAGTAACTATGACACCACCTTTGCTCGCGTAAGCTCCCCAGGGAATAACCCCCTCGGCAGACGGGGGAAACATGATGGTGTTCCCTTCGCGGTCAGCACACCACCCATGATACACCGAAACGTCCGGTTTGATCCCCCTAACAACCCCAACCGCTCTGCCAGTAAATGGGTCCTTAACGAACTTGAACCCCTCGTTTTCCTCCATACTTGAACCTGCTATTGATTTAGTTGGCATAAACTCCAAGTCGAGAGCGCCGGCCATCAAACTTTGACATATAGTTAGGATAGACCAGTTCTCGAACTTAACACTACCGCTAATGTAGCTCTTTTGAATCACAGGTGATGGTGCTGGAGACGGGTAAACGTGTCCCGCGTAAGAAGTTATCACCTCGCTTACTAATCCTCCATAAACTGGAAGCTCAATGTTTATCCCTCCGCCAAGCGTGAGCAGCCTGAAACCCGGCTTCTTCCCCCAGAAAACCCTGCACAACTCGTAGCAGAAACAGTATGGTAAAGTATTAGTGGCTCCAATATGGATAAGTGAACCGGGCTTAACGAAACTTTCCACGGCATCCTTAATACTCATCAACTTGTTTTCTCCTTCAAATTCCACTTTAAATAAGTCCATCAAGCGAGAACACCCCACTTTCGAAAATCAAAAACTACTTCGTGTTAGAGTCGTTTCGCAAAAAGTCGACTCCAGTCTGAGCGCTATCTAAATTCTAAACTCGCACCTACAGGGCTTTTGATTGCAGCGAGGGCACTTCATAGGGTACTTCTTTATAGCGGCTTCCTCGATATCCACGTTCAAGACGTTGGCTAGTGACGCAAGCCAAGCAAAGACGTCAGCGATCTCTTCCTCAATTTTACCCTTGTCGCCGCTCTTGATAGCTCGTGCTAGCTCGCCTACTTCGCTGACGAGCCAAATAAAATTCTGCGGAACCCCTCTTCTAGAATCATTCTCAAAGTATAACTCGTACATTAACCTTTGAAACTCTTTGATCTCCAAGAGATCTCCTCCTGCACCTTTCTCCTAAAGTCCAGAAAGCACACAAAACTTTTAGTTCTTTATCCTACCAGAGTCACACGGCCACCGACACAAGCTTTACTCTTCCCCTCAGGGAAGGATTTCAGGTGACACTGCTCAATAAAATTGGGTGTTAGAGTGTTTCAAACGCTTTCTGCAGTGGTGGGATCACTTCTTTTTTCCTCGACATGACGCCCTCCAAATATACTGAACCATCCTTAACTTTCTTTCCAAATGCTTTCTCAACCATGTCGAGCCTTTCACCTACGGCTAACAGCTCTGTACCTTCCTTTATGATGTCTGTGAGCATCATTAGGACCAGTCCATATTTTCCTTCGCGCATCTTTTTCTCCATTTCCTCGAGAATCTCTTTCTTCATTTCCAGCGCTTCCTGCAAGTCGAACACTTCAACCTGCCCGACGCCTACCTTCACTCCTTTGAACTCATAATCTTTAAAGTCTGCCATTAATACTTCCGCAGCGCTTTTACCCTTGAGGCTGGCCTTAGCTTTCTTAACCTCAATCCCAAACTTTTCTGGGTCCACTTGAACTATCTCAGCAAGCTTTAATGCCATCTCTTTGTCAATCGGAGTACAAGTAGCCGACTTAAATACAACGGTATCAGATAGTATCGCGGCAAGCAATATTCCCGCTATTTCGCGCGGGATTTTAATCCCTCTCTCAAAGTACTTTTTCGCTATCAACGTAGCTGTCGCTCCAACAGGTTCAACGTGGAACAGTATGGGCTCACGGTACCTGAAATCTATCTTATGGTGGTCGAGAACTTCAACTATTTCCGCCTCCTCTATTCCATCAACAGCCTGAGCGAACTCGTTGTGGTCTACGAGAATAAGCTTCTTCCCTTTCGCGCTCCTCAAAAGAGGCGGGACTTCAACCTTGAAGTACTTTAGAACGTACTCGGTTTCAGGATTTATTTCGTCAGCCCTAACCGCTTCAGCTTCTATACCTTCAACGTCCCTCTTGAACCTAGCGTAGGCTATCGCCGAGCACACAGAGTCTGTATCTGGAGCCTTATGCCCCACAACGTAAATATTCACCACCCGAGACCCCTCCTAACAATCTAAAAAGCACTCGCTTCTACGTCTATAAATTAGTTTTCATTCCGTCGACATTGGACTTGGAGTAGGCTGAGCTTCGGCCGATTCTTTCCTCAGCCTCACCCTTAAGTCTCAAGGCCTTGATCATCTGCACTGCCTCTTCAACTGTGTGAGCAACGGGGATCCCGTTCAACTCAAACCCTTCAACAATCATCTGGTATTTCTGAACCCACGGCACGTAAGCGACGACGGGCTTCCTATACTTTCTGACTATGCTTGCAGCCCTACGGCCAAGCTGCATGCTGATAGTTGGCGGATAGGGTAACATCAACAGTATGACTGCTTCGACCTTTTCATTTTGCATAAGATACTCTGTCACTTTCTCAACGTCGTTGTCAACCAGGCTGCCTGTCAGATCTATGGGGTTCTTTAAGCTAGCTATCGGGGCCGCTGAGGGGTTCAAAAGTCTTCTCATTTCCTCCTGTTCTTCCTCCGTGAACTCAACGAGTCTCAACCCGTACTTCGCGCACAGATCCGCGCAAAGCACTCCATGACCGCCGGAGATTGTTAGTATCGCTACATCCCCTCTTTTTATCGACGGTAGCCTGAATGAAAGCACCTTGCTGAACGTTATTATTTCGTACTCGTTTTCCGCCTCTATTATCCCCCACTGTTTAAACGCTGCCGACGCAATGCCTGAGGATGACAACATGGAGCCCGTGTGACTGGCAGTTGCCCGCTTCCCATACTCACTTTTACCCGCCTTAAAAACTATAACGGGCTTCTTCTCGAAGCATTCCGCCGCCTTTCTGAGAAATATCGTTCCCTCGCCCTCCCTGAACCCTTCAAGGTACACTGTTATTAGCTTTGTTCTAGGGTCGTCTTTGAGGTAATCTAGTAAAACGTTTTCATCTACCACCGCCTTGTTTCCAACGCTCACCGCCACCGAAACCCCTATCTTCCTCTCAGCATACTTGCTGAAGAACTGGTCTACGAGCACTCCTCCAGACTGACTGATGACGGCGACATTTCCAGGTGGGGGCGCGACAAGCCTCTCGCTTGGAAGGAAAAACGTGTCAACGAAAGGGGGACTGTAAACTCCTACACAGTTTGGCCCTATCACCGCCATATCGTACTTCCTAGCTATTTTGACGAGCTTGTTCTGCCTCTCAACACCTTCTCCTCCGACCTCAGCGAACCCTCCTGAAACGACCACAGCACCTTTAACACCCACCTCACCGCACTCCTCCAATACATCGTTGACGAGCTCGGCGGGTAGACATACAACGGCGAGGTCTATGTCCTCTGGCACATCTGCAATTGAAGGGTAAATTTCCTTATCGTCAAGGGTCCCCCCACGAGGGTTGACACCGTAGACGCGCACCTCCATTTCGTACAAATTCTTGTAATAGATTACCGTCCCAGGGCTGAGTGGATTGGTCAGCGAGACGCCTATCACACACAGGGTCCTAGGTTGGAAGACCGCTCTCAGGTCCAAATAAGCACACCACCTGAAATCTAGGAGACCTGAGTACCCAGGAGAACATAAGGTTTAACCCATCTTCTTTTGAATATTGCCTGGTGGTGTGCTCATATGCCTACTGAAATCCTTGTAGGGTGTTGCGGTTTTCCTTCGGGAGTAAAACGTTACGTGAAAGAGTTCAAACTAACCGAGGTACAGAAGACGTTCTACAAGCCTCCTTCACCCGAAACTCTTAAATCGTGGCGGGCACTGGCGCCGTCAGACTTCGAGTTCACGGTTAAAGCGTGGCAGGTGATAACACACCCTCCAACCTCCCCAACCTATAAGAAGGCTGGGTTAAAGTTTGACCCAAAGTCGGAAGTGGGCTTTTTCAAGCCGACGCGCGACGTTTTCGAAGCTTGGGAGAAAACGCGTGAATCTTGCAGCATTCTGGAGGCAAAGGTCTGCGTTTTTCAGACCCCGCCGAGCTTCAAAGAAAGCCAAGAAAACATAAACAATATGAAAGAGTTCTTCTCATCCATAAATTCCAAAGGAATTACACTCGCATGGGAACCCAGAGGGTGGAACGCCGAAACCGTTAGAAGCCTGTGCGTCGAGCTCGGTTTAATCCATGTCACAGACCCATTCGCCTCCATGCCATCTCTAGAGCGCGAAATATCTTACTTCAGGCTTCATGGTTCGCCTCCGGGGGAAAAGCTCTACAACTACCGTTACACGAAAGACGACCTTAACCAGCTCGCCGAAAAATTGAAACTTCTGAGGGGACGCGTCTACGTGCTTTTCAACAACATCTGGATGCGTGATGATGCCTCAGCGTTCATGGAGGTTCTCAAGGAAAGATTTGGCGTGAACTAGCGTCGCGCAGCCCGCCACCACGGCACCGACTCTTTGCCTCAAGGTGGTATGACTCGCCATCCCTCATAGGACAATCTGTCACTCTGCGCTCCTAAAAGCTAAAGTCAAGTTTAACTTGCTTTGGCATGCAAGGTGTCATGCACGAGTCACAGTTTCCGTAGCAGTTCTCAATAGGCGTAAATTTACCATCTTTTCTCTTAACTGGCGGGAAAGAGAATCCTTCACACTTGTCTCCTATCCAAAGGTCATTCATGCCTTCCATGCAAAGTCCGTAAGTGGTTTTTGCGCCTGACTCTACGATGATATCCCTTATCAGCTTAAGTTTTTCAAACCTGTACCTCCAGTCTACCACACGGTAACCTGAAATAACGCCGCCTCTGGCGAAAAGCTCCTCATACTTTTCGACGAGCCACCCGGCATCGTTCTCCCTAAACCAGAAGTAGAGGTACTCTTTGTGGCTCGTTGACGCCACTCTTATCCCCACGAAGCTCCCAACGACATGGTCTACCCCTAGGTCTAAAGCTAGCCACGTTAGCTCCTTCACCTGCTCAGCACTGTCGGTTAGGAAAGGCAAATGTGGGTCCTCCCTAAGAACGGTGAACACCCCGTAGTCCTTCGCCTTCTCGATGTTTTTCACTCTTTGCTTAGGAGAAGGCGCATTTGGCTCGATGAAGCGGGAGACTTCCTCATCCAACGTGTTAAGAGAGACTTGTAAAGCGAAAAACGGGTACCCTTCGACCACTTCGAGGAGTTTAAGCGGCACAATTCCCTTCGTCACTATATAAAATGGTATCTGCTCGTTGACAAAGAACTCTGCCAGTTTAACGGTTAGCTCCGCCAGCTCCCTTGTAGCAAGGGGGTCACTCACCGGAGACATATAGACTGGCTTTACGACGCGTGCGCTGCGAACAAACCTCTTAACGCTCTCCAGAATCCCCCTCCTCGAAAAGAAGATACCGTGA
This window contains:
- a CDS encoding manganese-dependent inorganic pyrophosphatase gives rise to the protein MVNIYVVGHKAPDTDSVCSAIAYARFKRDVEGIEAEAVRADEINPETEYVLKYFKVEVPPLLRSAKGKKLILVDHNEFAQAVDGIEEAEIVEVLDHHKIDFRYREPILFHVEPVGATATLIAKKYFERGIKIPREIAGILLAAILSDTVVFKSATCTPIDKEMALKLAEIVQVDPEKFGIEVKKAKASLKGKSAAEVLMADFKDYEFKGVKVGVGQVEVFDLQEALEMKKEILEEMEKKMREGKYGLVLMMLTDIIKEGTELLAVGERLDMVEKAFGKKVKDGSVYLEGVMSRKKEVIPPLQKAFETL
- a CDS encoding radical SAM protein, giving the protein MDKPVKVGDVSFGLHSECFLNYWRREGQIPFLCVERNFEGEPLKTANMKCLRSRYSLNLTDGCPHECVYCYARAMPSSPPHGIFFSRRGILESVKRFVRSARVVKPVYMSPVSDPLATRELAELTVKLAEFFVNEQIPFYIVTKGIVPLKLLEVVEGYPFFALQVSLNTLDEEVSRFIEPNAPSPKQRVKNIEKAKDYGVFTVLREDPHLPFLTDSAEQVKELTWLALDLGVDHVVGSFVGIRVASTSHKEYLYFWFRENDAGWLVEKYEELFARGGVISGYRVVDWRYRFEKLKLIRDIIVESGAKTTYGLCMEGMNDLWIGDKCEGFSFPPVKRKDGKFTPIENCYGNCDSCMTPCMPKQVKLDFSF
- a CDS encoding CoA-transferase is translated as MDLFKVEFEGENKLMSIKDAVESFVKPGSLIHIGATNTLPYCFCYELCRVFWGKKPGFRLLTLGGGINIELPVYGGLVSEVITSYAGHVYPSPAPSPVIQKSYISGSVKFENWSILTICQSLMAGALDLEFMPTKSIAGSSMEENEGFKFVKDPFTGRAVGVVRGIKPDVSVYHGWCADREGNTIMFPPSAEGVIPWGAYASKGGVIVTVEKIVEREFIMRNAHLVRIPGYLVRAVVEAPFGAHPSAFYVPESFGGGYAEDYDFIVDFRRATESEEKLHKWVEEWILSVDHEGYLKKLGFERLFYLVGKAKSDSWKHELRAKEKLISKSEEPTSVERMILVGARKIAEKCVEKGYRVVLAGIGGANLAAWMAAYMLRERGYNVDLVAEVGFYGYLPRPANPFVFNMTNIHTCKGLFGSMQVLGAIMGRENNKGMGVLGAGQVDKYGNINSTLIPGVMYLVGSGGANDVASTAEEIVVLVKHSPLRLVEKVPYITAPGRKVTMVVTTMGVLEKVGGELVLTEYFPQKGLGREEVIERIKSETGWNLRISDRVKEAGLLSVKELYMLRCFDPDKNFLQD
- a CDS encoding DUF72 domain-containing protein — encoded protein: MPTEILVGCCGFPSGVKRYVKEFKLTEVQKTFYKPPSPETLKSWRALAPSDFEFTVKAWQVITHPPTSPTYKKAGLKFDPKSEVGFFKPTRDVFEAWEKTRESCSILEAKVCVFQTPPSFKESQENINNMKEFFSSINSKGITLAWEPRGWNAETVRSLCVELGLIHVTDPFASMPSLEREISYFRLHGSPPGEKLYNYRYTKDDLNQLAEKLKLLRGRVYVLFNNIWMRDDASAFMEVLKERFGVN
- a CDS encoding MazG nucleotide pyrophosphohydrolase domain-containing protein gives rise to the protein MEIKEFQRLMYELYFENDSRRGVPQNFIWLVSEVGELARAIKSGDKGKIEEEIADVFAWLASLANVLNVDIEEAAIKKYPMKCPRCNQKPCRCEFRI
- a CDS encoding CoA-binding protein encodes the protein MDLRAVFQPRTLCVIGVSLTNPLSPGTVIYYKNLYEMEVRVYGVNPRGGTLDDKEIYPSIADVPEDIDLAVVCLPAELVNDVLEECGEVGVKGAVVVSGGFAEVGGEGVERQNKLVKIARKYDMAVIGPNCVGVYSPPFVDTFFLPSERLVAPPPGNVAVISQSGGVLVDQFFSKYAERKIGVSVAVSVGNKAVVDENVLLDYLKDDPRTKLITVYLEGFREGEGTIFLRKAAECFEKKPVIVFKAGKSEYGKRATASHTGSMLSSSGIASAAFKQWGIIEAENEYEIITFSKVLSFRLPSIKRGDVAILTISGGHGVLCADLCAKYGLRLVEFTEEEQEEMRRLLNPSAAPIASLKNPIDLTGSLVDNDVEKVTEYLMQNEKVEAVILLMLPYPPTISMQLGRRAASIVRKYRKPVVAYVPWVQKYQMIVEGFELNGIPVAHTVEEAVQMIKALRLKGEAEERIGRSSAYSKSNVDGMKTNL